In the Pan paniscus chromosome 19, NHGRI_mPanPan1-v2.0_pri, whole genome shotgun sequence genome, GGCTCCCTCTGCAGGGGCCTCTCTCGGCAGCCACAGCCAAGGGTGGAGGCTTCAGGTCTCCAGCTTCTCTGCTTCTCAGCTGCCATCTCCAGTGCCCCAGAATGGTACAGcgataataaaatgtatttcagaaaGCATCAgcgttttttctttaattaatttttttgagatggagtctcactctgtcacccaggctggagtggtgatctccgctcactgcaagctccgcctcctgggttcaagcgattctcgggcctcagcctccggagtagctggactacaggtgcacgccattaccacgcctggctagtttttgtatttttagtagcgacggtgtttcaccatgttggccaggctggtcgtgaatgcctaacctcaggtgatccacctgcctcgggctcctaaagtgctgggattacaggcatgagccaccgcgcccgacctgcATCAACGTTTGCTCAGGGGGCAGGTGGTCGGGCTGATGGCCCAGCTGCAGGCAGGGTCATTTCCAGCCTGCCCCTCCCTGAGGCTGCGTGCCAGGGTTCATGTGTGCCCTCCGCGGCTCTGCACTGACCCCGCCGGTAGCTGGGGAGGAGTTTGGGCTTGGCGCCGCCTCCGTGTAGTGGCTGAAGCTTCCCGGGTGCTCCTCATTCCTGGGAAGGGAGTCGGGTGATGGGAACGGTGGGGGCTCAGCGCTCCGAGTCCGTGGCCGGGGGCGAGCGGGGCTGAAACGCGCCTCCTGAGTGTTGAAAGCGGCAGGCGCCGGCCTTTGCACCCAGAGGCCAGGGCGTCTCACTCACCTTCACATCCAGGCCTCTTAGGGGAGCGCGGCTTTGGCTTTTCCGGGAAGGAATGGACTCCAACGGACAGggaaagaggtgtggagaggcGGGCAGGATAAGCAGGCACTGGGCCCAAGCCGCCCTTGGAGGCTCCGCCTGTTCTGATCTGAAGGCGGAGGCTCAGCCGTGCTCTCCCAGGAAGCCACCTGGGCGTTTGGGGCTTTAGCTAGGAAAGAGGATGTCGCCTGCGGCTGCGAAGGCGCCAAGGCCCAGACCTCGCGCCTCCGCCCGCGACGGCGGCACTGGGGGCCCGGAGCGGGCGGGAGACGCGGGTTACTGCGGGCTTCGGGGCCCTAGCCTCGACCGCGACGTTCGCTCGCATCGCGCACGGACAGAAACCCGTGAGCGCTGAAGAAAGAACGCCTGAATCCGGAGCCCCAGCCCCCGTCGCTCGTTTGCGCGACCCCAAAACCCGGCGGGACGAGGGTCGCCCGATGTCCAGCTACCGCCACAGACGACGCTTTTGCGTCTGCGCAGCGCGCCGCCTTGTGGGTAATCTCAGGGTGAGACGAGGCTAGCGCGAGGTGCGGCTAGAGCGTCATTTCCGGCTCGAATGCCCGGCAGCCGTGGCGGCTAGAGCGTTCCTCCCCAGCTCGAATGCCCGGCGGCCGAGGCGGCTAGAGCGTCGCCTCCACCCGGGGAACCGCGTGTGACCTTCCAGCCCGCGGACCGATGCTGCCGGCGGCCGCTCGCCCCCTGTGGGGGCCTTGCCTTGGGCTTCGGGCCGCTGCGTTCCGCCTTGCCAGGTACGCGGGATCCTGGGGCGGGCCGGGCCGGCAGGCAGGTTAGGGGGCGGCCGGGCACTGAGGGGTCGATCCGGGCGAGGAGGGCGGCGGGGCCGGCCTCCCTGCAGCGGCCAGGCCGGGCTTGGGGGTCCCATCGGGGGCGCGGGGAGGAGGCCTCCCGGTGCGCACGCCCCTTCCCTCCTGGGCCGTGGAAAGCGCCGGGGTCGGCCCCAGATGACCTTGGACGATTCCCTGctcctcccttggcctcagcCTTTTCCGCAGCAAAGGCCCATCTGTGGGTGCGGCGTTTTGCGGCCAGGGGGCCCCATGTTTTGGGAGGCTTTGCGCAGGAAGATGCACCTAAGTAATAGTTTCGCCACCGCTGGGTTGATGTAGTTCATTCAAACCAGAAACTTGAGGTTTGAGTGGTATGGCTGCAAATAAACACGTGGCTTTCTAAGGCTCTTTGAAGAATTTAAAGTAACTTGCAAATCTTACCAATACGGACCCCTTGAGGTCTGAGAACCCTGGACTGGGACCAAGGAGCTAGGTAATTTCCGGCGCTAGTGATTACCAGCCTGAGCTTATGGTACCCACCAGTCCCCCAGTTGTCCTGCCCCCCTGGTTTCTGCAGCCCCTTCCATTCCAGGACTGACAAGTCTGTTTTAATTGGGGGTGGGGGCTAGGCGACAGGTGCCATGTGTCTGTGCCGTGCGACATATGAGGAGCAGCGGCCATCAGAGGTGTGAGGCCCTCGCTGGTGCACCCCTGGATAACGCCCCCAAGGAGTACCCCCCCAAGATACAGCAGCTCGTCCAGGACATCGCCAGCCTCACTCTCTTGGAAATCTCAGACCTCAACGAGCTCCTGAAGGTATCGTGAGAGGGTGGCACAGACCCAGGGGCTGGAAGTTTCGGGGCCCCTGTGTTTTGTTCCTGGTGTATTTTGGGAGTTTGGTAAATTGTCAAAAGTGTGTTTGTCCAGGTGCAAGGTCCATGCCAGGCTAGTTGCCCCTCCTCAGTAGGTTCCGGCTGGTGTGAGGGCCAGCTGTGGACACTGTTCTCTATCTCTGCAGAAAACGTTGAAGATCCAGGATGTCGGGCTTGTGCCGATGGGTGGTGTGATGCCTGGGGCTGTCCCTGCTGCAGCAGCCCAGGAGGTGAGTCCTGAGCAGAATGAGGCATTTCTGGGGTGCCCAGTTCGCCTGTGGCCTCATGTGCCGTGGTCCCGTATCTCAGGTTCTGCAGCTACCGTCATTGTCTGCAGCCTGCACACCTGTGCGGCCTCCTGCAGCCTCCTGGGACCTACTCCCTGCCATGGATGTGCACGACTTTGCATGTGGAGACCATGTTTCTAATGGAGGGAAACAGACACTaagctgagagaggagaaagaggctgggcgtggtggctcacgcctgtaatcccagcgcttcgggaggccgagacgggtggatcacttgaggtcaggagttcaaggccagcctggccaacatggtaaaaccccgtctctactaaaaatacaaaaaagaaattagctgggcctggtggcacatgcctgtaatcccagctactcgggaggctgaggcaggagaatagcttgaacccgggagactgtctcaaacaaacaaacaaaataaataaataaaaataaaaataaataaataaataaatatacaaaaattagccagcgtggtggcaggtgcctgtaatcccagctacttgggaggctgaggcaagagaattgcttgaaccagggaggcggaggttgcagtgagccaagatcatactactgccctccaacctggcaacagagcaagaccctgtgtcaaaaaaaaaaaaaaaaaaaaaaaagaggaaaaagaaaggaagaaattataccaaatagAACATTGTAAGCATTGTGGGGAAAAGGAGGGAAGAGGCTCAAGGTGGGAGGGAGAGTTCCAAGTTCAAGGTGGGCTTCAAAGAGGAGGCAGACATTGTAGAAGAGAGCATGGCCTTCCTGGCGGAGGACGGGGAGGCACCAAGGTCACCAGGCAAGAGGGTGTCTGACAATTCAGGGAGCAGCAGCGAGGTAGGGGCTGGCGCAGGCGAAGGGGTGTAACAAGCAGCTCTGTCCTTGGGTCTTTGCAAGGAAACCAGCGAACTTGAAGCCGCCAGTTGCGTTTGGTCATCGGGTTGCGTGAACCTCTCCACCGGAGCCCTCCCCTCAGCCCCTTTCCCCCACTGGGGAACCAGGTTGTGTACTGTAGAGTGTCCCATGTTCCAGATGCGTGGGGTGCCCATGGGGCAGCATCACTCATGCCTGAGAACTGGAAGGTAGTTTAAAGGCTGATTAGATTCAGGCCGAGCGTTTGGGtaagaatagctgggattactgtaGAGCCTGTTGTGTAAACTGGATTGCTTTTGAGGAGGGAGAAGATGTTATTAATAGCCTTCCCAGGCCGTGGGGACACGCAGCCCCCTGCCCTCGGGTGGTGCTGGGTCTCCATGCGCCACGTCAGAAGCGCAGCGTGCCCGTCAGTCCCATGGCGGGTTGTCATTTTCTCGGCACACGTGCACTGCAGCGTGGCTGAGAAAGGAATGGCGCTGCTTTTATCTACAAAGCACTTTTGGTGTCGTTCTTTCCGGTCTCATAAGTTACGCTTTCTAAGCGAGAGGGGAGTAGAGTATTGAGGGAAGGACCGTGaagcatgtttttatttatttatgaaaccgagtctcactctgtcacccag is a window encoding:
- the MRPL12 gene encoding large ribosomal subunit protein bL12m; the encoded protein is MLPAAARPLWGPCLGLRAAAFRLARRQVPCVCAVRHMRSSGHQRCEALAGAPLDNAPKEYPPKIQQLVQDIASLTLLEISDLNELLKKTLKIQDVGLVPMGGVMPGAVPAAAAQEAVEEDIPIAKERTHFTVRLTEAKPVDKVKLIKEIKNYIQGINLVQAKKLVESLPQEIKANVAKAEAEKIKAALEAVGGTVVLE